A genomic region of Janthinobacterium lividum contains the following coding sequences:
- the accB gene encoding acetyl-CoA carboxylase biotin carboxyl carrier protein, with the protein MDLRKLKTLIDLVAESDIAELEVTEGESKVRIVKSSAMPQNQMVMMQPQGMQAQYQPAAPAAAPAAAAVVVAAEPTGYVVKSPMVGTFYRSSAPGSAAYVEVGSTVKEGDTLCIIEAMKLLNEIDSDKAGVVTQILVENGQPVEFGQPLFVIG; encoded by the coding sequence ATGGATCTACGAAAACTCAAGACCTTGATCGACCTGGTCGCCGAATCGGATATCGCAGAGCTGGAAGTTACCGAAGGCGAAAGCAAGGTTCGCATCGTCAAATCGTCGGCCATGCCGCAAAACCAGATGGTCATGATGCAGCCGCAAGGCATGCAAGCCCAATACCAGCCAGCCGCGCCAGCCGCAGCACCAGCGGCTGCTGCCGTCGTGGTCGCCGCCGAGCCAACGGGCTATGTGGTCAAGTCGCCGATGGTCGGTACCTTCTACCGTTCCTCCGCTCCTGGCAGCGCCGCCTATGTTGAAGTGGGCTCGACCGTCAAGGAAGGTGATACCCTGTGCATCATCGAAGCGATGAAGCTCCTGAATGAAATCGACTCCGATAAAGCCGGTGTCGTGACCCAGATCCTGGTCGAAAACGGCCAACCGGTCGAATTCGGTCAACCCTTGTTTGTGATCGGCTAA
- the prmA gene encoding 50S ribosomal protein L11 methyltransferase: MSWTEIVIEIARDNAEAMSDALMEAGALSVSVEDADEGTDAEQPLFGEPGMEPKEAAWERSRVVALTDVDADQAAIVAAAAQAVGMAEVPAFAMRPVEEQDWVRLTQSQFAPIHIGKNIWVVPSWHEAPDPDGLILELDPGLAFGTGSHPTTRLCMEWLEANPAPGKTVLDYGCGSGILAMVAKKLGAQTVAGVDIDPQAIESARDNAERNQCEIEYFLPDTFATSAHATAKFDIVVANILSSPLKLMAPMLSGRVADGGALILSGVLARQAEEVAAAYAPFIQLGVWAEQDGWVALHGRLGSTQAPAPRAEGA; encoded by the coding sequence ATGAGCTGGACGGAAATCGTCATCGAGATCGCCCGTGACAACGCCGAGGCCATGTCCGACGCGTTGATGGAAGCGGGCGCCCTGTCGGTCTCGGTGGAAGACGCCGATGAAGGCACGGATGCCGAGCAGCCGCTGTTTGGCGAGCCGGGCATGGAACCGAAGGAAGCGGCGTGGGAACGCAGCCGCGTGGTGGCGCTGACGGACGTCGACGCCGACCAGGCCGCCATCGTGGCCGCTGCGGCCCAGGCGGTCGGCATGGCGGAAGTTCCCGCCTTTGCCATGCGCCCCGTGGAAGAGCAGGACTGGGTGCGCCTGACCCAGTCGCAATTCGCCCCGATTCACATCGGCAAGAATATCTGGGTCGTGCCCAGCTGGCACGAGGCACCGGACCCTGACGGCCTGATCCTGGAACTGGATCCGGGCCTGGCCTTCGGTACGGGCAGCCATCCGACCACGCGTTTGTGCATGGAATGGCTGGAAGCCAATCCGGCCCCTGGCAAGACCGTGCTCGACTACGGTTGCGGTTCCGGCATCCTGGCCATGGTGGCCAAGAAACTCGGTGCGCAAACGGTGGCCGGCGTCGACATCGACCCGCAAGCGATCGAATCGGCGCGCGACAATGCCGAACGCAACCAGTGCGAGATCGAATATTTCTTGCCAGACACGTTTGCCACTTCGGCACACGCCACGGCCAAGTTTGACATCGTCGTCGCCAACATCCTGTCGAGCCCATTGAAGCTGATGGCGCCGATGCTGTCGGGCCGTGTCGCCGATGGCGGCGCGCTGATCCTGTCCGGCGTGCTGGCACGCCAGGCGGAAGAAGTGGCCGCTGCCTACGCACCATTCATCCAGCTGGGTGTGTGGGCCGAGCAAGATGGCTGGGTGGCTCTGCATGGCCGCCTGGGCAGCACGCAAGCACCTGCGCCCCGCGCGGAAGGTGCATAA
- a CDS encoding DUF3426 domain-containing protein translates to MALATKCPHCNTIFRVAADQLKLRGGIVRCGTCREVFDGNAALIDPAAASPFLTSGPGTAAPLPTSYPADNSLPSATDDEPIYSLDFDTSFDPFGILPETAQLKDNEDDGEHIELDLDVALPDEALADTPAAAPLDLPESAATPAELPEPPLPQPMAPFKRRQIDDAPAFATYLRDSRREPNLETVAAQAAPALPAAEKVSLDKPARREPTLADHSFTPLPAAVAPDAAEEQEEPILPPADDEPAFVTLGRRREQSGKAMRVAMAIGSVVLLLLLFLQVMTTFRNPLAAQFPQWKPTLVALCKLSGCQVDLPAQIEALAIEQGELQTLKEQTFSYVSLLRNQSRSVQAWPSIELILNDANDKPVLRRVIAPRDYLPATIDVSTGFAPRSEQTIKLYFALDQLTASGYHIAIFYP, encoded by the coding sequence ATGGCCCTCGCCACCAAATGCCCCCATTGCAACACGATATTTCGGGTCGCTGCTGACCAATTGAAGTTACGTGGGGGCATCGTGCGCTGTGGCACGTGCAGGGAAGTGTTTGACGGCAATGCCGCGCTGATCGATCCAGCCGCGGCATCGCCGTTTTTAACGTCCGGCCCCGGCACTGCCGCTCCCCTGCCAACCAGTTATCCGGCCGACAACAGCCTGCCGTCCGCCACGGACGACGAACCCATTTATTCCCTCGACTTCGACACCTCGTTCGACCCGTTCGGCATCCTGCCGGAAACGGCGCAGCTCAAGGACAACGAAGACGATGGCGAGCACATCGAGCTGGACCTCGACGTGGCACTGCCTGACGAGGCGCTGGCCGACACGCCTGCCGCCGCACCGCTCGACCTGCCTGAATCTGCTGCAACACCGGCAGAGCTGCCCGAACCACCATTGCCCCAGCCGATGGCGCCCTTCAAGCGCCGCCAGATCGATGACGCGCCCGCCTTCGCCACGTATTTGCGCGATAGCCGCCGCGAACCGAACCTGGAAACGGTGGCAGCCCAGGCCGCTCCGGCATTGCCTGCCGCTGAAAAAGTCAGTCTGGACAAGCCCGCGCGCCGGGAACCCACGCTGGCCGACCATTCCTTCACGCCATTGCCCGCCGCCGTCGCGCCGGATGCCGCCGAAGAGCAGGAAGAACCCATCCTGCCGCCGGCCGACGACGAGCCGGCCTTTGTGACCTTGGGCCGGCGCCGCGAACAGAGCGGCAAGGCCATGCGCGTGGCCATGGCCATCGGCTCGGTTGTACTGCTGCTTTTACTATTCCTGCAAGTGATGACCACCTTCCGCAATCCGCTGGCGGCGCAATTTCCGCAGTGGAAGCCGACCCTGGTCGCGCTGTGCAAGCTCAGTGGCTGCCAGGTCGACTTGCCGGCGCAGATCGAGGCGCTGGCCATCGAGCAAGGCGAGTTGCAGACCTTGAAGGAACAGACCTTTTCCTACGTCTCGCTGCTGCGCAACCAGAGCCGCAGCGTGCAAGCCTGGCCCAGCATCGAACTGATACTCAACGACGCCAACGACAAGCCGGTCTTGCGCCGCGTGATCGCGCCGCGCGACTACCTGCCGGCCACGATCGACGTGAGCACGGGGTTTGCGCCGCGCTCGGAACAAACCATCAAACTGTACTTTGCATTAGACCAGCTCACGGCGTCTGGCTACCATATCGCCATCTTTTATCCTTAA
- the aroQ gene encoding type II 3-dehydroquinate dehydratase: protein MAKNLLLLNGPNLNLLGTREPEVYGASTLADIEQAAMAQAMAAGADLVCFQSNHEGALIDRIHAARAEGIDAIVINPGGLTHTSVALRDALAGVAIPFVEVHISNIYQRETFRHHSFLSAIAQGTICGLGIDGYRFAIDFALKKR, encoded by the coding sequence ATGGCAAAAAACCTCCTTCTGCTCAACGGTCCCAACCTGAATTTGCTGGGAACGCGCGAGCCTGAGGTCTACGGCGCCAGCACCTTGGCCGATATCGAGCAGGCAGCAATGGCGCAAGCCATGGCGGCCGGTGCCGACCTGGTTTGCTTTCAAAGCAACCATGAAGGCGCGCTGATCGACCGCATCCATGCCGCGCGAGCGGAAGGGATCGATGCCATCGTCATCAATCCGGGCGGCCTGACCCATACCAGCGTTGCTTTGCGCGATGCGCTGGCCGGGGTCGCCATCCCGTTCGTGGAAGTCCATATCTCGAATATTTATCAACGCGAAACGTTTCGACATCACTCATTTCTCAGCGCGATCGCGCAGGGGACGATCTGCGGCCTGGGTATCGATGGATATCGGTTTGCCATCGACTTTGCGCTTAAAAAACGTTAA
- the accC gene encoding acetyl-CoA carboxylase biotin carboxylase subunit — protein sequence MFEKILIANRGEIALRIQRACREMGIKTVVVHSEADKDAKYVKLADESVCIGPAQSSLSYLNMPAIISAAEVTDAQAIHPGYGFLSENADFAERVEKSGFVFIGPRSESIRLMGDKVSAKQTMIKAGVPCVPGSEGALPDDPKAIVQIARKIGYPVIIKAAGGGGGRGMRVVHTEAALINAVAMTKTEAGTAFGNPEVYMEKYLENPRHVEIQILADEHKNAVWLGERDCSMQRRHQKVIEEAPAPGIPRKLIEKIGDRCAEACRKIGYRGAGTFEFLYENGEFYFIEMNTRVQVEHPVTEMITGIDIVQEQIRIAAGEKLRFRQRDVLLSGHAIECRINAEDPFKFTPSPGKIVSWHAPGGPGIRVDSHAYAGYYVPPHYDSMIGKVIAYGATREQAIRRMQIALSEMVVEGINTNIALHRELMIDARFIEGGTNIHYLEQKLADMPDLGKNLNGGSPSIAKKSEIKAGA from the coding sequence ATGTTTGAAAAAATCCTGATTGCCAACCGTGGTGAAATTGCCCTCCGTATTCAGCGCGCCTGCCGCGAAATGGGCATTAAAACGGTTGTAGTCCACTCCGAAGCCGACAAGGACGCGAAATACGTCAAGCTGGCCGACGAATCCGTTTGTATCGGCCCGGCACAGTCGTCCCTGAGCTACCTGAACATGCCCGCCATCATCAGCGCTGCTGAAGTGACGGATGCGCAAGCGATTCACCCAGGCTATGGCTTCCTGTCGGAAAATGCCGACTTTGCCGAACGCGTCGAGAAATCGGGCTTCGTCTTCATCGGCCCCCGCTCCGAATCGATCCGTTTGATGGGCGACAAAGTGTCGGCCAAGCAAACCATGATCAAGGCAGGCGTACCGTGCGTCCCCGGCTCGGAAGGCGCGTTGCCGGACGATCCGAAAGCGATCGTGCAAATTGCCCGCAAGATCGGCTACCCGGTCATCATCAAGGCCGCCGGTGGCGGTGGCGGACGCGGCATGCGCGTGGTGCACACGGAAGCGGCCCTGATCAACGCCGTGGCGATGACCAAGACGGAAGCCGGCACGGCCTTCGGCAACCCTGAAGTGTATATGGAGAAGTACCTGGAAAATCCGCGCCACGTGGAAATCCAGATCCTCGCCGACGAACACAAGAACGCCGTCTGGCTGGGCGAGCGCGACTGCTCCATGCAGCGCCGCCACCAGAAAGTGATCGAAGAAGCACCAGCGCCGGGCATCCCGCGCAAACTGATCGAGAAAATCGGCGACCGTTGCGCCGAAGCTTGCCGCAAGATCGGCTACCGCGGCGCCGGCACGTTTGAATTCCTGTACGAAAACGGCGAGTTCTATTTCATTGAAATGAATACCCGCGTGCAAGTGGAACATCCGGTTACCGAGATGATCACCGGCATCGACATCGTGCAAGAACAGATCCGCATCGCGGCCGGCGAAAAACTGCGTTTCCGCCAGCGCGACGTCCTGCTGTCGGGCCACGCCATCGAGTGCCGCATCAACGCCGAAGATCCCTTCAAGTTCACGCCATCGCCAGGCAAGATCGTGTCGTGGCATGCGCCGGGCGGTCCTGGCATCCGCGTCGACTCGCACGCCTACGCCGGCTACTACGTGCCGCCGCACTACGACTCGATGATCGGCAAAGTGATCGCTTACGGCGCCACGCGCGAGCAGGCGATCCGCCGCATGCAGATCGCCCTGTCCGAAATGGTGGTCGAAGGCATCAACACGAACATCGCCCTGCACCGCGAACTGATGATCGACGCGCGCTTTATCGAAGGCGGCACCAACATTCACTATCTGGAACAGAAACTGGCCGACATGCCGGACCTGGGCAAGAACCTGAATGGCGGCAGCCCCAGCATCGCCAAGAAGTCCGAAATCAAGGCGGGCGCATGA
- a CDS encoding TlpA family protein disulfide reductase, whose amino-acid sequence MTKKNWIACAIVALMFGGMGAYVGLSKEKAKKAEKEAGPLTTAIAPGATGPVNELYALSLPDAAGATQALSQWKGKNLLVNFWAPWCPPCVEEMPELSEVQGHYGAKNLQVIGIGIDSASNIATFASKVKIAYPVYVSGMSGTDLSRHFGNATGGLPFTVLIGADGEVKKTYLGRLKFDQLRADLDKL is encoded by the coding sequence ATGACAAAAAAGAATTGGATCGCCTGTGCCATCGTGGCGTTGATGTTTGGCGGCATGGGCGCTTACGTCGGTTTGAGCAAGGAAAAAGCGAAAAAAGCGGAGAAAGAAGCGGGACCGCTGACGACCGCCATCGCGCCAGGCGCGACGGGTCCCGTCAACGAGCTGTATGCGCTGTCCCTGCCGGACGCGGCAGGCGCCACGCAAGCGTTGTCGCAGTGGAAAGGCAAGAATTTGCTGGTCAATTTCTGGGCACCGTGGTGCCCGCCGTGCGTGGAAGAAATGCCGGAGTTATCCGAAGTGCAAGGCCACTACGGGGCGAAAAACCTGCAGGTGATCGGTATCGGCATCGATTCGGCCAGCAATATTGCCACTTTTGCCAGCAAGGTCAAGATCGCCTATCCCGTGTATGTGTCCGGCATGAGCGGCACCGACCTGTCGCGTCATTTTGGCAATGCCACGGGCGGTTTGCCCTTTACGGTGCTGATCGGCGCCGATGGCGAAGTCAAAAAGACCTATCTGGGCCGCTTGAAATTTGATCAGTTGCGCGCCGATCTGGATAAATTGTAA
- the mpl gene encoding UDP-N-acetylmuramate:L-alanyl-gamma-D-glutamyl-meso-diaminopimelate ligase has protein sequence MHIHILGICGTFMGGLAVLAKEAGHKVTGCDANVYPPMSTQLESQGIELIQGFDPEQTKLNPDLYVIGNVVSRGNPLVEEILNRSLPYVSGPQWIGEHILRNKWVLAVAGTHGKTTTSAMLAWILEDAGYAPGFLIGGVPMNFGISARLSGKIDGKSADSDFFVIEADEYDTAFFDKRSKFVHYHAKTAVMNNLEYDHADIFPDLHAIETQFHHLVRTVPGIGRLVFNGDEASLQRVLARGCWSEKESFGQDANWQLQEQADGSFDVYFNGRQEGHVAWALTGKHNRSNALAAIAAARHVGVPIAQACASLASFESVKRRMEVRGVVNGITVYDDFAHHPTAIATTVGGLRQKIGSSGRILAVLEPRSNTMKLGAMKDALPGSLKDADLVFGFGSHAALGWSLGDALAPLGKLASAYEDIDTLVTAVAASARPGDQIVVMSNGGFGGVHQKLLEALGR, from the coding sequence ATGCATATTCATATTCTCGGCATTTGCGGTACCTTCATGGGCGGCCTGGCTGTCCTGGCCAAGGAAGCCGGCCATAAAGTCACTGGTTGCGATGCCAACGTGTATCCGCCGATGAGCACCCAGCTGGAATCGCAGGGAATCGAACTGATCCAGGGCTTTGATCCGGAACAAACCAAGCTGAACCCGGATTTGTATGTGATTGGCAATGTGGTTTCGCGCGGCAACCCGCTGGTGGAAGAAATCCTCAACCGCAGCCTGCCGTATGTGTCCGGCCCGCAATGGATCGGTGAACACATCTTGCGCAACAAGTGGGTGCTGGCCGTGGCGGGCACGCATGGCAAGACGACAACCTCGGCCATGCTGGCCTGGATACTCGAAGACGCGGGCTACGCGCCGGGCTTTTTGATCGGCGGGGTGCCGATGAACTTTGGCATTTCCGCCCGCCTCAGCGGCAAAATCGACGGCAAGAGCGCCGACTCGGACTTCTTCGTCATCGAAGCCGATGAATACGACACGGCCTTCTTCGACAAGCGCAGCAAGTTCGTGCATTACCACGCGAAGACGGCCGTCATGAATAACCTGGAATATGATCACGCCGACATCTTCCCCGATCTGCACGCGATCGAGACGCAATTCCATCACCTGGTGCGCACCGTGCCCGGCATTGGCCGCCTCGTGTTCAACGGCGACGAAGCGTCGCTGCAGCGGGTGCTGGCGCGCGGTTGCTGGAGTGAAAAGGAAAGTTTTGGTCAAGATGCCAACTGGCAACTGCAAGAGCAGGCCGATGGCAGCTTTGACGTGTATTTCAATGGCCGGCAGGAAGGCCATGTGGCGTGGGCGCTCACGGGCAAGCACAACCGCAGCAATGCGCTGGCGGCCATCGCCGCCGCGCGCCACGTGGGCGTGCCGATTGCCCAGGCCTGCGCTTCGCTGGCCAGCTTCGAGAGCGTCAAGCGCCGCATGGAAGTGCGCGGCGTGGTCAACGGCATTACCGTGTACGACGATTTCGCGCACCACCCGACGGCCATTGCCACCACCGTGGGCGGGCTGCGCCAGAAGATAGGCAGCAGCGGCCGCATCCTGGCCGTGCTGGAACCGCGTTCGAACACCATGAAGCTGGGCGCCATGAAAGATGCGCTGCCGGGCAGCCTCAAGGATGCCGACCTGGTCTTCGGTTTCGGCAGCCATGCCGCGCTGGGCTGGAGCCTGGGCGACGCGTTGGCGCCGCTGGGCAAGCTTGCCAGCGCCTACGAAGACATCGATACCTTGGTGACCGCCGTGGCAGCCAGCGCCCGTCCCGGCGACCAGATCGTGGTCATGAGCAACGGCGGCTTTGGCGGCGTGCACCAGAAGTTGCTGGAGGCGCTGGGCCGATGA